In the Channa argus isolate prfri chromosome 6, Channa argus male v1.0, whole genome shotgun sequence genome, CATGCAAGAAAATATATTAAGGTTAGAAGAAGGGTCACCAAAAATATTAGAAATCTTCCTGTGAGGACAGAAAATATCCACACTATATTCAACAGAACTTTAGTCATTACTTTTCAGCTAAGTTTGGTGTTTATAAAAACGTGTTTGCCGTAATAGTGGAGCAAAGGAAGAGGGCAGTGGGTCAGAAAAATGATTACCAACAGCCTCTGTGGCTCCTGCATGTCTAgacaaaatgtatgaaaatctGACCTCTGTTATATCTTAGTGTGAACCAAAATGTTGGTTATTCTGTCTCTGAATTACTCAATAACTGCTACAACACTACAATTTTATCTGCCAAACACGAAACAATACGAAATTTCCAACTTCACATTAAAGCCACTCTGCTATATAATATACTTACATTCATTGGTCTTCTTCACCCAGGTCAGTGACAGACCCCAGAGATGGAAAGCGAGTTGCCCTCAAAAAGATGCCCAATGTCTTCCAAAACCTTGTTTCATGTAAGAGGGTATTTCGGGAGCTAAAGATGCTGTGCTTCttcaaacatgaaaatgtaagTATGTAGGCTTTGTACAAGGCTCCCTTTTCACCTAATGTGAGGGGGGCCCATATCCGGAGGCAGGTGTGTAGGACTCCTGTACAGTTCTGCTTATAGGGAAATACTATTGATGCATGTAAATGCAAAGTCTCTGTGACGGGATGGCTTCACCCATCTCGATATAGATACCTGATATGAACctgaaaaagtttaaaaaatgtatctcTCTTCTTAGGTGCTCTCTGCTCTGGACATACTGCAACCTCCACACATCGACTACTTTGAGGAAATGTATCCTTTAACATCTGCTGTTGCAGTAATACCTTAAGTGATTTCAgtactgtacacatacagtaagtatgCTGTAAGAAGTAAGTTGGATAATTATGCGTGGGATGTTTCTACACACCATAGCTACACCATACCTCCATCTACATGCTGAGGCTTCTTACACAGTCGGCTTTTGCTTACTGTCCATACATTTATCTTGATCTTTATTGATTATGTTAATGCATGTAAAAAGGAACAGTACACCTACAGAAAGTCGTTTGTGAAAAATCCTTTTTAAGTCCTCTGCTGATGAGATCCTCTTTTACGGTTTGAGCATTTGGCTCTAGTCCAACTTGGCACGCATGCTACTGACCTTAAGCAACCCTAAACCCTTATTTACAACCTACCTGTATCTCTCTATGTAGATAGGATTTGGTTTGAAATGGTCTGGTTTGGAGATATCTGCCTCCACCTCTGTACAAAAGAAGAATCCACATACTTTGGGAGCTCCTTAGTACAAAGTCTCTGTAAAAGTCTCTCTGTTTAGAGTTCCAGGGAGGCTGGATCCTATCCCTGGTGTCATTGGTGGGGGACACCATGGGCAGGGCACCAGTCtatcacaaacaaataaattcaattCCCATCCACTGTGTTATGCTGTATACAGAAATTTCAGAGGTAGATATCTCTAGACCTGGACAGATCAACCTAGAATTGATCTGCATGAACAGATGCCtccagacaggaagagactgatgGTTGCATTTTGCCTCAAGCATATTTTTCCTATGCAAACtctaaaaacagatttttagaaTTACTTCTTGAAGATCTCTCTGTTTCTCAAGAATAATCATCCCTAGAGAAAGATTAAACGTGTGATGTGATTTGGTCACACCACATGATCAGGGACTCGAGAGGGTTAATCCTGAATATCTCTTGATATCCAGTCTGATCTGATACATAAATTGACCTAATGGTTAACTAAATGACTGTAGGTGCAAAGTCTGACTCACCTTAAATTTTAGCTCTAAACTCTCAAGGCCTTCACTCAATAGGATAAAGTTGATGTGCCTAAATTATTGTTCTGATATAGCTGGATAATGTGGCTTCTGAAATTGACATGACGTGATCAGTCTCCCTTTGTTgaagatgttgaaactgaaacatttttgactGAGGCCAGGCTCCAGGAGAGAGCCCATTAACCACCAGCAGAGGAGTTTTCTTTAACATTGATCATTGAGACTGGTGTGGGATATCAACTATTCTCTATATTTTATATCAACCCACCCTCCTCTCATGTAGGCTGCAACACATAGCTTTCAGTCAGTGCATTCACATGGAATTGGAACCAGATAACAGGCTAACGGAAGGTTTAACTGACACAAAGAGCTTCGTAGaaatctaaataagtcactATCCACTGCAGATTGTGacactgtgtgtctcttttcttctctctctccctctgtgactCCAATCTGTGTGTGAGGCTCCTAAAATATGTCTGAGGTGGATGAGAAATCTGAACACTTGTCCGCTTGCATGTATgcacagatttccagtaaccaggtttctttgGCGAAATGTAAACATAGTTCCTTGATTACCCGAGACCTGGTCTGTGATGTGAAAAAACATCCCATTTTTACACACTCCAAGAAGTAGTGCACCGTGGCAGTAAAAATGTCTGTTACAACggcagttttgtttatttcGCTACACTGAGACTGTAGCTTAGAACTGACATCTAAGCATCGCCCTACATCGTGTTGTCAGCAGTCACACTGCCCTCTATTTCGATTCAGTTTGTAGAATTAAATAGCCTGCCATTCTGTTTCACCTGCGCTGCATACTGCTTCCAGCTTGTGTGTGCAGTGGTTTGACAGAGAGTAAGAAAGTCAACCTTCAATCTACGTGATTGATGATTTGAGTCCTTGACTTAAGGGGAACTGAAGTTCCAGAACTTTAAGCATGATTATATACAATATAGTCGTATGATAATAGTTGCAGCTGGGATGTGTAACATGCTTCATAACCCTGAGTTGCTCATTGTGTGTTAACACAGGAATACACATTTCAATTATGTGTCTTATGATAAATATGAGTTTTAGTCTTTGTTGGACcaagtctgtttttgtttattgtccAGTCAAGATGTGTCATCTTCCTCCAGAAGGGCAGTGGTTCAGTACTATCAAGTCGTTACTCAGTCATAAGCTTATGCTCCTGCCTCACAGACACAAATCAGGAGCATGTAGGCTGTGCTCATAAGAGATAATTatcaagatttgttttttaccacCTTACTTCAATGCAGCCTTTACCAGCTGGTTTTCCCTTTACAGCTGAAGCAGGATGCTGACTCAGGAGTCTCCAGCCATGAGGGCCCTCTGGAATATTGTCTTCCAGTTAGGCTTTCTTCATTATTCATAGAGAACAGGAAGCAAGCCACTGTGGAACAATTTGAGTTGTGCAGGGTAAATTTATGATTGGTCCTACCTGAAATCATGAGGATTTATAATTATGGTGGGACCATGAATATTACTTTTGTTATTATTCTTGTACTATAACATTACTGTCTTTTGGGCTCTACTGTCTAAAACAGATGGAAAGTTCAGCGAAAAATCAGGAGATGTTATTGTCAACCAAAAGAAGTTAACAGTAGATAGCACAAAGAGATAAGGGATTATCTTCATCTACAGCTACActggaaaaaatgtttaaacaaaacatctgcagcactgTGGTCACAGCTGTTTTTTTGCTAGTTTTTGCAACTAAGAGCAGTGTAGATACAAGACAGGGATTGACCACAGATAGTCCTTCTGTTTATACTGGATCGTGTCTACCCATCTATTGAGATCTAAATATTGTGAGGGCAGCAGTAAAGAGCAGTTAGAGTCACCTGGACATTTCCACAACCTGCGACTGCAGCTGTTAGCACACCGCAGTGATCAAGGCTCAATACTactctgctgctttctgttccCAACACCACATACTGCTTATGAGAAAACACTAATTACCAATTCCAGTGTATTTCTGGTGCTCCTGGGAGCAGATATAAAACCCATAATGACATAAGGGAAATGGGTCAAATTAGGCAGAGTGGAAACAGGAGCCCTACTCAAAGCTACTGTAGTCTTCATCATTGtcttaaaacatacagtacagctgtTATAGTAGAAACTATTACCTTAATTTCAATCAGCTATGTGGTGACTGAACTGATGCAAAGTGACCTCCATAAGATCATCGTATCGCCACAGCCTCTGAGCTCAGACCATGCCAAAGTTTTCCTTTATCAGATTCTACGAGgtatgttctttttctttcgtGTGATCTTATTGTTATTAACATATTTATCTAGGTTCAGTGGTTCACACTTAGGGCTGGGACACACAAAGCCATTTGTAGGACCTCAGCATTAAATAATGTCAGATTTTGCCATGTGTGCCATCTTTTCTTctgaaaaacttttaaaatgggTTATGGGTCCACAAGTGTTTAGTATTACACAACCTTTCTAGTCTTTTGTTGACCCTGtctcaactttttaaaattcaacatcCAATTAcaagaaactgatttttttcattattcatgttAAGCAAATAATCACGGATTGTGACACCATGCTACAATAGCTTCAGCATATATAATAActacagaaaatacaaattctTCAGAATCTTTTCCAACCATTTTGCTTTCATTCTGGTATTTGCCAGTTCTGAGAACACAATATTTTCCTATTCCATTCCTGTCCTTTGGGACCTGTGTCAGAACTGGCTCAGTATCCAGTCTAGAAGTTGGACAGTGTTGATAGACATTGGGTGTCCATCTGTGGCAGAATTACATGTTGTGGTAATAAATAAAGTATGATGATATTGTACACATGATTGAGGTCTGACACAGGTAGGATAATTGAGCAGGTAATAGAACTCCGCTGCTTGATTGTCAGTACATTGACTCAGCCTGTTTGGGTCATGAACGATATGTGACATAAtggcctcttcctcctccactgtCACCACCAGGACTAAAATACCTTCATTCTGCTGGCATTTTACACCGAGACATCAAACCCGGTAACCTCTTGGTCAACAGCAACTGTGTGCTCAAGGTGAGTGGAACAATCTAATGTGCTACTGTATGTGAAAGAGAAATACCCGTTCAGCCTGAGATCAACAACACAACTTCAGACCTAGTTGGTAATTCAGCTTTGTTTATTGTGCAACTGACAGCTTTTTTCTACTCTTTTTGTCATCAAAGGAGCTATAAACAGTTAGAGGAACACATTTAAGATCGAATGGACTGATGAACAAACTCCAGTTTCATTGCAGATTTATTCATCCACCTGCTTGTCAAACTGTTTCCAACATCCAAGTATATGTTTGTCTTCAGAAACtgatttgttttacttgttgCACTATTGTTAGGAAGAGGCATCTTCTATTTCAATGACATGTTGTCACTAATGCTAAAAGTGATTCTCtttgaaagaaaagagaaagatatTAATGAACTAAATTCATCCACATTTTCACTCCAAATTAGACAAAAAAGAAGGGACAAATCACAAACACGTGCAGGCAGCACATGGACCTTTAGAAAAGGCACCCAGCCATAAACTCAGGCTGTGGCTGGAATGTTGCTTTCTTTGGgctatatttgtgtttttgggcTAACCAAATAAACTGTAGCCCACAAACAGAGTTTAAATGGGACAGAATAAATGTAGGCAGCCGTTAAAATACATTGGTGGACTGCCCAGTACAGTCTAATGTGTGGGAAACACATGATGTAACACTTGTTGTGCTCTATGAGCAACACCGGTTATTTCCATATGAGCAACACCGGGTTAAGCAGAGGAAACAAACCTTCTTCATCTCAGgataaaaagagaaacttaCAGCATCACCTCCAGCATTCACTGGTGGTAGCTTGCAAAAGAGACTTTGAGTGAGACTTGACTGGGGTGATAATCAACAAGTCCCAGAAAATAGTGGATTGCTCTCTTTGGGAGGAGTGAGTTGAGTGAAGGAGTTCAAGTATTTCAGGCTCTTGCTTACGACTGAAGATACACGGGGGCAGAAGATTGGCATGACGTCAGCCTTAGAGATAAGTTTGGACATCTGAAGGGAGATTGGAGTAGAGCAACTTCTCATTTGATTTCAGAGGAGTTGGCGTGGTTCAGGTGTCCACCTACATGCCCTACACTGGAAAGATTTCTGGACACGTCCAACAAACAAGTGATCCAGAAGTAGACCCGTAACAGGCTGAGGACATTATACATCTCATCTGGCCTGGAAATGCCTTAAAAACCTACCTGATGAGCTGGAAAATGTTGCTGGATTACTTTGCTGTACCAGCTGCCACCATGACCTGACTCCAGattagcaaaagaaaaaaaaagtattgataACAGCAAGTGTAGTAACTGTTTAAAGTAAGTGACTGTTTTCCAGATCTGTGACTTTGGCCTGGCTCGAGTGGAGGAGTCTGATGAGTCACGGCACATGACTCAGGAAGTGGTGACACAGTACTATCGAGCTCCAGAGATCCTCATGGGAAGCCGCCACTACTCAAACTCCATTGATATCTGGTCTGTGGGCTGCATATTTGCTGAGCTCCTGGGGAGACGCATCCTTTTCCAAGCCCAAAGTCCCATTCAGCAGGTACCTCCTACTCCCTGAAGATAACattcatttcttcatcttttcattACTCATGTAGGCAACTGTTGTGGCCAAGATTTTGACATTAATGAGGATTGCTTGTGAGACAGTGTTGGATACTTGTGAGTTTTTTACAACATAAAGAAGCACAGTTATGATCTCCtcctatctgtgtgtgtgtgtgtgtgtgtgtgtgtggggcccTGTAGCTGGACTTAATTACTGACCTTTTGGGGACTCCTTCTATGGAGGCAATGAGGACGGCGTGTGAAGGAGCTCGTGCACACATTCTCAGAGGACCTCACAAACAGGTAACTGTTTACTGGGCTCTTCTGTTTTACTAAGAACAACTTCcttttaaaaaaggtgaaatgtgCACATAACAAGAATCACATGTTATTAGTTTGCCCTTATACACAGTAGCCAGTAGATGGTAATGTAGTACAGACTGACTGCTCTACTTTTTCCACAAGcttgtctccctttctcttctgtTAGGATTATTTTGGCTGCTGTTCTAAAACCATACGAGAAGCAACCTTTATTTATTGAATGAGAGTTCAGTCCATACATCTCTCAAATCTCCTGATTCTCTTGATTTCCACAGATCATTGGCCAATCAGACGCAGTCCTCATCACGTCATTGAGCGCCTTTACTATTTGAAAGGCTATTACTGTGTTTAACGTCAAGGTGCcataaaacagtttttgctCGTAGGAATTACGTAGCACATGAAGTGGCTGATATGATgattttttcacactttttgtCTATACTTTAATAAACACACTGGGCCTCATACGAGAACAATTTATATTGCTGACCGAATGTCTCTTACTCTTTTCTGTGAGGCTTGTTCGTACAAGTGGTACGATTAGGActtacaaaacataaatacacaaacatgtggTAAATGACAGGTCTCACATGAATGAGTACCATCTACCTCTGAAGAACTGTGCTTTCAGCTGTCATTAATTTAGCCTATGTGTGATTAATACCATATCGATtttataaaatcacatttgtcaCACGTGAGGCCTAGCAAACATATTGGGAATTGAAGTTGTGAGCTTTCTCACCATCTGCTGGCACATTGCTGTTCTTCATAGCGAGTCTctaagaaaagaaattaattaaaaggtGTTGTTTGTTTCATCTGCAGCCATCCCTTCCTGTTCTCTACACACTGTCCAGCCAAGCAACCCATGAAGCGGTCCACCTCCTCTGCAGGATGCTTGTGTTTGATCCTGTGAGTTGTACATTCGAAGACATGCAATGTACTACGTGGTATACACTGACTTATGAAAACAGTGGgggtttttttaaacagaatgtCACCTTGACCAGTATATGTGTAAGTTAAGCACATATAAATCTTTGCTTGACTTCAaaagatttgtatttgtatCAAATTTCTAGCCATGTTTTTTGAGTTCATCCTGAGCATGAAAATCCAAGATAAATTTACGGTGAGGGCAGAAACACCAAGCTGACATCAAACAACTAGCTGTGATGGCAACCAACTGCTGTGTTGGCTCAATTTGGCCTTGTCTCCTCCAAAACTGGGTACTTGAACACACAATACAGACTAAAGCCAACTAGCACAGACGTTTTGCGCCTGCGTGAGAAAGCGGAAGATCTAGCTGTGAATATACAAACTGTGAACAAAGCAGCATTACAATTTCCCATCACTCAGCACAGACTTTCCTAAACTATACTTCAAATCAAGGTTACTCCTAAAAAGGAGTTAAGAAATTGCACTATAAGCATTATTAATACCATGGTCTCCTCTCACACACTGATTTGTTAAGCctgacagccaatcagagtagtCTCTTTTACTAGCGGGCATTGCTCCTGATGTGGGGAGTAACTCGTTTCAAAGATACTAGGATGCTCACTGACGACCCAACATTAGCCTGTTGACTTGCTGTTTTATGACCCTAAAGCTAATTACATTGATTTGTGTTGGCAAATGAACACTTTCTTCTGTCGTGTTTTTGAAGCTGAAAGGGAATGTGAAATGCAATTAGTATCttcacatgcatgtgtgctttCCAGTCAAAGAGGATTTCAGCGAAGGATGCCCTGGCTCACCCTTACCTGGATGAGGGTCGACTGCGCTACCACACATGTATGTGCAAATGCTGCTACACCACATCCTCTGGCCGTGTTTACACCAGTGACTTTGAGCCAGTCACTAATCCCAAGTTCGATGATGGCTTTGAGAAGAACCTAAGCTCTGTGAGACAGGTCAAAGGTACGTTTATCAGATAGAGGTTTTTGTGGTTTAATTATAAATGAACTGTGAGAGAAAGCATCAATATCTATTACTGTGTGATTACTGCCAAGAGGTTAGCAGTTTAAGGTTAACCCATCTCTCACTCTCGCCTGGGTTTgtaatttgtttccttttatccCAAAGAGGCTTGTTCAGCTTCAGTTGCAACTAGAGATGCATTTTGTTCTTGAATATGTACCACATCTCAACCAAAAGGGATTATTAATTCTAACTCAGTGTGGGGTTGTCCCCACGTTTCAGAGCTCATTTTGAGTTAGAAGTGAACGGGCCTTGTGGTTGAGAGGTGAAATGCCTTCAGGTATCTCAAGCAAGTCCAGTTTCCatcaaaaaaacaccttttgaaCAACTGTGTTTAGTCAAAATTCCAGGAAATAAAGTACATAGATAACATGAGTTTAAACCCAGGCAGTGTAATGTGcagttaaatggtctgcacttataaagcgctttacactgcttcttattcacccattcacactcacaatcacacacacactcatacaccgatgggggagctgctgtgcagctggccaacactcaccgggagcaactaagttagggttcagtgtcttactcaaggacacttcgcatgtgaccggaggagctggggataaaaccaacaactgtgagattgttgggcaaccgctctaccttcctgcaccacagtcgccccttaaAAGAAGTTCCCCTTGAACACTTGTCCAAGCTTCACCTCCTCAACGTAGATAGAGGATGGATAGACTACTCTTGCCTCCTGAAACACCTAAGATCACTTTTCCTAAAAGGTTTGGTAACGTAATTTTTACgagtaatattttattataacctTGTATAGTTTGCTTTTGTGAGTCTTTTACAATCCTAAATCTGGCCCTCAGCTTTTCTCACCAGAACACATTGTGTGTATCCTTGAGCTCCAACAATTATGCTGAATTCATTTTCTTCCTCACAAAACATTGGCAAAGCAGATGGTTTGTTCACTCGCAGTCAATTTCTTCCATGGCTTTTTTTGGCAGTGTGTTACTGCTGCTCAGATAGCAGGAAACCATCAGCGCAGATCATGCATGCTTATGCATGTGTATTAAATAGTAGGTTTAACAATGGTCAAAAAGTCCACTGTggacatttacagtttattagGTTCATTAACTGGAGGTGAATAGAGACATGGAGCTGCTGTCATTAGTGCAGTGCTGATTGCGGGAGACAATCAACGTTTTACATTAACTGAGagattgtgtatgtgcatgctcAGGTTGGACAAATTCAACTCAATGCAACTCGATTCAACAAACTGATAACTGCTTCCACCGACAAGAGAGCTGCAATTGAACAaaagaggatttaaaaaaatgtctctgcTGGTGTGTTTTCCCACAGAGATCATCCATCAGTTCATTCTGGAACAGCAGAAGGGGAGTCGAGTGCCACTCTGCATTAACCCTCAGTCAGCagcttttaaaagctttatcaGGTAGGAGGCTCTTTCATTTACAGTGGATTTTGTATATGTAAGTGTATTGATAACACATATTTGCACTTTTTGCTGGAGCAAGGCTAGCAGTTTCCCTGCTTCCAGACTTTATGCAAAGCTGGGCAAAATGTCCACATTCCCTCTGCGCATATACACTATCTAACTGATGTCCATTTTATCAATGAATAAGTGTTTTGCTTGTACTGCTTTTTGTCATCGCCAAAGGTCTTGATGTACTTGCTTTTACAATCCAGTTGTTTTCCCCCAATTCTGATTCATGATCTGTTGGGCACAACACGCCATTTTGAACCActgtacatttaataaaaaaaaaaagcatgtttagCTAACCGAGCCATGACTAACTAACATTAAGTTTCTCTCCTGTTAAACAGCTCCACAGTGGCCCAGCCCTCTGAAATGCCTCCCTCTCCGCTGGTGTGGGAGTAGCTTCTGCTGTCTATCATTGTCTTTCCCACATGACAAGCTTTTACACTGGGAACAATGTCTGCTATCATCTGCGTAGCGTTTCACTGGAGAGCAGGACTCACAGGTCTGCTGTGTGTATGGTGACCTATGACACAAATGAAGAGAAGTCCACTGAAAACTGCTTTGAGTGTTTTAGAGGGTTTGGTATGCAAGTGAATGAGACAGATGTTCTGTAGACCAAATCAGAATGTTTGAAACAAACCCGTCTGCTCACTTAAAGCTAGattatattttacagtgcaACAGAATAATGAAGTGCATTTGTTAAGCTATAGatattaatgaaatgaaaaaagatgtCTATTTAAACGTTTCTCCAATTTGCCATACAATTAGACCAATCTGCATTAATACACGcaccttcacctcctccacACTAGTTaaatcaattcaacttttatCTTATTCAGACAATCGATTGTAATTGTGTTGATAGACAgtgtttttcaaagtaaaaaaaaatataaaaataacccAACTCaaataaatttatataaatttaagAAATTTACCAGCATGTGTGCTCATATCCCTTGTGTATTAAgccagcttttaaaatgttttaacagttAATTTGCCAAAGATCAGGAGCCTCATGTATAAATGATAAACATTGAGATTGCATGCAAGTTATCTGCATAGGGTCAGCATCCTGTCATCGTAGCTTCCTCCTGGCTGAATCCCCACCACCTTCCCGTTCTCTTTACAACAACTTAATGTGTCTTTGTTGCCACCACACCAAGGTAGAGACACTGAGGGACGCATACCCCTTTATGTTGGAAAGGGTAAGACAATGTTAGATGACCTGACCAGCACCTGGTTTGAAGCAGTTAGGCCCAATCTCAGCTGACCCACTTTCCCTTACCAGTTAGTTCTGACCTTCCATTTTGTAAACTCACATGCAGGAGTAGGGGTTTCCaaattctctttggccaaagtGGTAGGGACCTTTGAGGGTTTTCAATGGCAGACTCAGAACCAAGGGGTATGAGAAATTACCCAGAGTGCCTTACAGTACATCACCGGCAACACGGGCAGTTGGCTTGTAAAAAGGTTGTTCCATTGTATTGTATACCTTCTCTCTGAAAGGTGTAACTTTTACCAGAACCATCATAAGCTACTGATGATGTATTTAGGATTGTAGGAGTTTTACCCTGTAGTTTAGTAGGATGGTCCCATTTCATGGAGGAACATTTTATGCACACGCCTAGCAAGTCTGGTTTGATGGGAAACGTGAAAATGATTGGGCAGTCAAAAATCAGGGTTAGGGGCATAAAGTATTAAAAAGGATAAGGCCTTGACATGTCAGTGCTGATTGTCCGTAAGCTTCTTTTAGAGTTATTTTGACTTCTagtggccaaaaaaaaagagtagcTTCAGCTACTAGTAGTAACACATGAAGTATGAATATGTCGTGCATAAAGTGCACAATTATTGGtggcttgttgtttttttaacataatgtcACCACATTGACATTCAGGAGGCACATACACACTTTAGGACTTTCCTATCATTTGGTAAATAGAATAAGAGTTTGGCACCTGTTCTTGTGGTGTGATCCTTCCATGTAGAACACACACCTACTTTAACCATAGTTCACAAGTTGCAGAGCTTCAGCCATTTACATAAAAGcccgttttttgttttttttaagttaaccAAATCCACAGAGATTTAGTGACTTTAAAAAGAGGAATGCCTAGAGGAATGTAATGCATATTTAGATATATGTAAAGATTTTACACATACATGTATACTGTCCACATAGTAGAACCAATAAATGCATGTATCTGCCATTTGGTGCATGATTATTTATGCATGAGGCTCCAAAATATTTGCAATGATGTTAACCCTGCCCTGATATGTTCCCGAGTGCTCAAGGTGCTCAGTATGTCAGCATACGAAATGGAATCTGCTTGGCTGAATAGTGTGTAGTTGTTTAGATCTCATATTCTTAAAGTTGAAGGATTAAAAGCTTGCACACTTGCATGCTACATGAAGAACAATTACAGCTTTCTGTGAATAGAAAATAAGCGGAAAAGGGGGATCAGACTAAGAGCTCTGCTTCCATACGAGAcgccacaagccatcaggcttcAAAAAGTCTACAGTCAATGACAAAGGCCTAGTGCTACTCCTGCCCCCTCTGAGCAGCTGTCACAATCTTACTGCTAATACTCTCGGGTGCCTGTCTGCCCGGCTCTGTGTATTTTATGAAGGAAAAGTGTGCTGTCTACTCATGGTTCTCCTAATTTCCCTGCTGAGACAGTGAGGAAACATCCTACACTCAGCCAAACTGAGCAGTTAAGAGTGTGAAGGGAAAGCTTCCTTAAAAAAGTGCACTGAAGTGAAATATGTCAGCGTTTCAGTGTTTCTCAAGACCTTTGCTTGCTCTCTGTACTGCCTGTTGgcctttgtacattttttattttgtacaatcTTGTTCTTATTTTTCTAGTGTTGGCCATCCGTCTTGTTATTTGGTagaacatttttctctctgtcttggtTCTGAGCAGGGCATATGAGCCCTCTCTGTGTCCTGTTCTGATCCTTGATGTAGATATCAAACTTGGTTTATCTGAATCGCGTAAATATTTGGACA is a window encoding:
- the nlk2 gene encoding serine/threonine-protein kinase NLK isoform X2 encodes the protein MALCGPAATNVTKMMAAYNGGPSAVAAHHPHHHHQLQHLPPPHMHHHHHAGQHHLQHPGSAAAVHTVQQHTSTAAAAAVMLNPGQQQPYFPSPAPGQAPGPAAAAAPAQVQAAAAAAVKAHQHHHHHHHQQQHSQHLQQQLDIEPDRPIGYGAFGVVWSVTDPRDGKRVALKKMPNVFQNLVSCKRVFRELKMLCFFKHENVLSALDILQPPHIDYFEEIYVVTELMQSDLHKIIVSPQPLSSDHAKVFLYQILRGLKYLHSAGILHRDIKPGNLLVNSNCVLKICDFGLARVEESDESRHMTQEVVTQYYRAPEILMGSRHYSNSIDIWSVGCIFAELLGRRILFQAQSPIQQLDLITDLLGTPSMEAMRTACEGARAHILRGPHKQPSLPVLYTLSSQATHEAVHLLCRMLVFDPRSSISSFWNSRRGVECHSALTLSQQLLKALSAPQWPSPLKCLPLRWCGSSFCCLSLSFPHDKLLHWEQCLLSSA
- the nlk2 gene encoding serine/threonine-protein kinase NLK isoform X1, which codes for MALCGPAATNVTKMMAAYNGGPSAVAAHHPHHHHQLQHLPPPHMHHHHHAGQHHLQHPGSAAAVHTVQQHTSTAAAAAVMLNPGQQQPYFPSPAPGQAPGPAAAAAPAQVQAAAAAAVKAHQHHHHHHHQQQHSQHLQQQLDIEPDRPIGYGAFGVVWSVTDPRDGKRVALKKMPNVFQNLVSCKRVFRELKMLCFFKHENVLSALDILQPPHIDYFEEIYVVTELMQSDLHKIIVSPQPLSSDHAKVFLYQILRGLKYLHSAGILHRDIKPGNLLVNSNCVLKICDFGLARVEESDESRHMTQEVVTQYYRAPEILMGSRHYSNSIDIWSVGCIFAELLGRRILFQAQSPIQQLDLITDLLGTPSMEAMRTACEGARAHILRGPHKQPSLPVLYTLSSQATHEAVHLLCRMLVFDPSKRISAKDALAHPYLDEGRLRYHTCMCKCCYTTSSGRVYTSDFEPVTNPKFDDGFEKNLSSVRQVKEIIHQFILEQQKGSRVPLCINPQSAAFKSFISSTVAQPSEMPPSPLVWE